A segment of the Lelliottia amnigena genome:
ATCGCTTCCGGGCGCACACCGACCGATCCCGCTCCCTCGCGGGCAAAATGCAGTGGGCGCGGCAAGCGGTAGCCGTGGATCTCGACAAAATCCTCGCTAAAGCGTGCCGGGAACAGGTTGGCGTCGCCCATAAAGCTCGCCATAAAGCGCGATGCGGGCTGGCGATACAGATCCTGCGGCGAGCCAATCTGCATAATGTTGCCTTTGTTCATCACCAGCACGGTGTCGGACACCGCAAACGCCTCGCTCTGATCGTGGGTCACGTACAGCGACGTGATGTTGAACTGCTTTTGTAGCTCGCGAATTTTGTCGCGCATGCTGCGCCTCAGGTTGGCGTCGAGGTTACTCAGCGGCTCATCGAACAGCAGCACTTTCGGTTTGAGGATCAGCGCACGCGCCAGCGCCACGCGCTGCTGCTGTCCGCCAGAGATCTGGTCGACGTAGCGGTCTTCAAAGCCGTCCAGATCCACCATCGCCAGCGCTTCTTTGACGCGGGTTTTCATGTCACTGCGCGATACGCCAAGCATTTTCAGGCCGTAGCCCACGTTCTCGCCCAGCGACATGTGCGGGAACAGGGCGTAAGACTGGAACACCATGCAGATATCACGCTGCTGAATGGAACGATGCGTGACGTCTTCGCCGTCAATTAAAATCTGCCCCTCGGTGGGTTTTTCAAGCCCCGCGACCAGACGCAGCACCGTGGTTTTGCCGCAGCCCGACGGGCCGAGCAGCGTCACCATCTGCCCCTGCGGA
Coding sequences within it:
- the fbpC gene encoding ferric transporter ATP-binding subunit, whose translation is MTQKHFVELRNVTKRFGNNTVIENINLAIPQGQMVTLLGPSGCGKTTVLRLVAGLEKPTEGQILIDGEDVTHRSIQQRDICMVFQSYALFPHMSLGENVGYGLKMLGVSRSDMKTRVKEALAMVDLDGFEDRYVDQISGGQQQRVALARALILKPKVLLFDEPLSNLDANLRRSMRDKIRELQKQFNITSLYVTHDQSEAFAVSDTVLVMNKGNIMQIGSPQDLYRQPASRFMASFMGDANLFPARFSEDFVEIHGYRLPRPLHFAREGAGSVGVRPEAITLSEHGEESQRCVIRHVAYMGPQYEVIVNWHGQEILLQVNATRLQPNEGDNYYLEIHPYGMFVLADAA